TGTGTTAGCCTTTTGGAGGGAAAACGATATAATAAAAAGACTAGGAGAATAAAGAATCATATCTTTATTGTCTTTTATGTTTAGTACTTTATATCTGATTAAGAAAATAAGAACCATACTTTTATTGCCTGATTTCAAGGCATTGATGGGGGCATCAATCTATCACCTTTCCTCTTCAaagtatgaaaatatgaaatggagaattataaatatttataatccttGTACTATATGAATTTACACTTTATTTCatcttaataaaataaataaaaaaataaaaaataccgtaaatttcaaaaataattttaacaaacaATCCTTGATGAACCCAACTGCTGACAAAGGCAATATAAACAAGTCCAGAAAAAGCAAACCCCACTTTTTCTCTCtcatataataaaacattaaacaaCATGACAGTCATGCTCACACAGTCACATGCACATGAAAACGCTTCCTACTGAGCCCTAAATTCAATTATTAACAACCCAATCAATTATAGTGGTAATAAGTACTTCTTAATTATAGCTTGACAGATCAAAACCATTAATTTCCCacttcaaaaaatatatatattgcgtcccttccttttcttttttcttttttttcatttcctttcCTTTATTATTAATTATCCAAAATAtggttaaaaaataatatttttaaatgtaaaaCATATTTTTTATTGGAATCTAAAcaaaataataagtaattaactctattttctattataaaaaagaaaactttgttttcttcttctttctttttctctacGTCACCTTAATTCTGTTTAGTGTTTACATCAGCAGTCACATATTTTGGACTATTAGGTGCTTGTCTACTTGTCTTGCGTTTTTGCACATCTATTGCGTCTTTTCCTTATCTCTTTCAAAACATCTTCACATCACATGCTTTGTTTTCCTTTTGCTCTGCCTTTTTAGTGAATGGCTACTCTTAGTGATATTGGGGTGTCAGCGTTAATCAATATTCTGAGTGCATTTGCGTTCTTGTTGGCTTTTGCTCTGTTGAGAATTCAACCAGTTAATGACAGAGTTTACTTCCCAAAATGGTATATCAATGGAGAGAGAGCAAGCCCAAGAAGGGGTGGGAATTTTGTGGCGAAGTTCGTCAACCTCGATTTCAAGACTTATCTTACTTTCTTGAACTGGATGCCTCAAGCTTTGAAGATGAGTGAGACCCAGCTTATCAACCATGCTGGCCTTGATTCTGCTGTTTTCCTCAGAATTTACATTCTTGGGTAGTCTttcctcttttccttccatttttAGTGTTCGGTTGTTCATTGCTTGTGGCTACTATTTTCTTCTCATCACAGAAACATTGAGTTTTGAACTATAATTTTCACCGTTTCAAGTTATTTCCATTGTGGGTCTAAACACAAAAAGGAAAAAACTTTACCTTTTATTTTCTCCTGTGAATGCATACCCTACGGTTATCAATTTTCTTGTTTTATTCTTCCCTTGTCCTTTTTCTACTTGTTTTAGGTTCTGAGTAGTATTATTTTTCTTGAGAAAATTCTGGAATTTGAAGGATAAAAAATTGTGATAAATATTCTTTTCAAATTATATTTATGTGAGTGATTTCTGGAATCAGATTCGTAAACTTTGACTTAGAACTAGCTCCTTCCCCATTCATTTGAATTTTGATGTAATGAATCTGCTTTTCTATCTAAGTTGACCGCAGTATATGGTTACCCCCTGTGTTAAAGTCATAGTGTAATCTTGTATCGAATTGTACGCGAAGTGTCACATTAAGTGAAGTTGGGGTTTCTTTAGTTGTATTTATGTGTGCTTTGAATAACTTGCATTACATTGACAGGTATCAGTTAAATTTTTCTGAAACTGCATTTGTTGTAGAAATATGTAAAGCAGCTCTTTCACACGATTTAAGAGTTCAAAGGCGTGCTACTGTTCCCCATTAATGATCCCTTCCAACCTCCTGTTGATTGCTGTACAGATTAAGCATTGTTTGTAGGACTTAAAAAGGATGAGTAGACTTCATTCATGCTGTTTCTTTTTGTACACTCAAGTCTAGGATGATGGTTTTTACAGATTAGTATGTTTTATCATCTGGTTACCGTATTTCACAGTCATGAAATCTTGATATTATCTGTACTTGCATATTGAGCTTTATCGAATAGATGATTTTATGCATCTTCTCTGTGCATCAATAATCTTaatactttttcttttttaagaaaAGGTCAAAGTTTCGTTACTTTCACATATTGCCTGCTTCAGAACCATGActgcttttcttttcttcttcttcttctttttatcattattattatttataattgaaGTATTTATGTCCATTTTCAAGATAAGAAAagaaactttaatatctgtgacCATCTTTTTAACACTGTTGTTTCTTCTCTGACAGCTTAAAGATTTTTGTGCCCATAGCTGTTGTGGCCCTTCTAATCCTTATTCCAGTGAATGTGTCAAGTGGAACATTATTTTTCCTGAGGAAAGAATTGGTTGTGAGTGACATTGATAAGCTTTCAATATCAAATGTTCCCCCTAAATCTATAAGGTAAATTTAGCACGATATCTTTAATAAACATCTCATTGCTGATTTGATAGCATTTCTAACGAGCTGTGGGTTGAATTTCAGGTTTTTTGTTCATATTGGATTAGAATACTTGTTCACAATTTGGATTTGTTACATGCTCTACAAGGAATATGATAATGTAGCAACAATGAGGTTGCATTTCTTGGCCTCTCAGCGTAGGCGTGCAGAACAGTTCACTGTGAGTTGGGAGTTCTATTTTACTATCTTAAGAACAGTTACAGCATATTTAAAGTTGAGAAGAAACTGTCATGTCGTTGTCTCATCATTCATATGAGGATTaagatttttcttttaattcactTGAATAACTCTAGTAACCATATCAGTCCCACTTCTTACAATGTTTGCTATCAAATGGTTTATTCAAACATTTGTGggtaaaattttggtgaattttcaggTAGCTGTGAGGAATGTGCCGCAGATTCCAGGTCACTCAATAGCAGAATCTCTAGACCACTTCTTTAAAACAAATCACCCTGATACTTATCTTTGTCACCAGGTAATCAAatgtataatatacatataacacATCCTTGTCCATCTTTGTGGGGCTTTACATGGCGCGTTATAGTTTCTGCATTTTTTTTTATGCAGGCAGTATATAATGCAAACAAATTCGCTTCACTGGTGAGGAAAAGAGATAGGCTTCAAAATTGGCTGGACTATAATCAATTGAAGTTTGAAAGAAACCCGGAGAAGAGACCAACAAAAAACGTAGTTTATGCTTATACAGACCTTCGTggttatttatatgtttttgtttgAGATTTTTATCAACTTACAATTTGTCCAATATTTCATGGACCCGGTCATTTGATGCCCTGAATGCTTTCCACTTTCAGATAGGTTTTCTGGGGCTATGGGGTGAAAGAGTTGATTCCATTGATTTCTACAAACAACAAATAAAAGAATTTGATAAAAGAGTAAGCTGCTGCTATTTTGTTCCAatacattcaatattcaaatggtTTTAACCTATTTTCTTCCTACACTTTTCTAGACCTTTGGATGGCTCTGATACCCTGTCTATTGCATTGTTTTTAATCGTCTCAGATGGAACTAGAGCGCCAGAAAATTCTCAAGGACTCCAAATCTATCCTGCCTGTTGCTTTTGTATCATTCAAATCACGTTGGGGGGCTGCTGTTTGTGCCCAGACACAACAAAGTAAAAATCCTACACTGTGGTTAACAGATTGGGCTCCGGAACCCCGTGATGTTTATTGGCGAAATCTGGCAATACCATTTGTCTCTTTGACCATTCGGAAGCTAATTATATCATTATCAGTATTTGCCTTGGTATTTTTCTACATGATACCCATCGCATTTGTGCAATCTCTTGCAAATTTAGAGGGTCTTGAAAGAGTTGCTCCCTTCCTTAGGCCAGTTATAGAACTGTAAGTTATCTTTTCAATTCTTAGCATATAGATGCAACATTAGTAATTTCCTATATGCATTTATATTTTTAGATGCTCTAaacatttttttatgaaaattcatGCTTAGCTCTAGTGCTTACTTTTCATATTTATCTCTTCATATCACTTACAAAGGGATAGTCTATGCTTACTTTTCATATTTATCTCTTCATATCACTTACAAAGGGATAGTCTATGTCTTTTTATATACACTGCTGTATACAACAAAATGGGGTAACGAGCTTTTGTTGGGCTCCATTTTACATTTTCAATTTTCGTATTCTCTGCAACATAGAAGACTTTGGTGATATAATCACCATTATAGCAACTTTCAAACTACTATTATCATTTAATCAAAAAATGGAGTAGTATCTTGCAACTTTGTAAGTTCTTTCAGTATACTCAGAAAGTGTTACTTGAAATTAATATGCAGGAACTTCATCAAATCTTTCTTGCAAGGTTTTCTTCCCGGCCTTGCTCTTAAGATCTTTTTGTATGTTCTTCCTACAATTTTGATGATCATGTCAAAAATTGAGGGACATATAGCTATATCAACTCTTGAACGACGAGCATCAGCAAAGTACTATTATTTTATGTTGGTGAATGTGTTCTTGGGGAGTATAGTGACTGGAACAGCTTTTCAGCAGTTGCACTCGTTCCTTCACCAACCACCAACCCAGTAATTCTCCATTCAACTTtggtgttctttttttttttttttttaagtattgTCTTAAGATGTTATAAGTTGTTCTAAATTGCTAATTTTTTTTCAGAAACCTGAGATCTCGAGGGTGAAGAGGAACAATAATTTAACATGAATGTCTGCTAGTTTATTGTAAGGAGAGAGACCTACAAGTCTAGATCCCTTTGAATAAAACCTGACTACTATATTTAGCAATCTTAGATGGACTAACATGACAGTGACCCTGAAAACAAGGTCTGACAGAAAGAAAACTATAAAGGGTTCCTTTTGAGCTTCAATTGTCGACAGCACCAAATAGGTTTAGTAAAAAGAGCCTCTCAAGATGCTGGGAATGTGTGCTTCTTGAGATGCTGCAATGGTGAACCTCAATATGCTAGGATGGGGCTGCCTAATAAGGGGATAGAAATCTATAACATGATGCAGCCCTTGAGACCTTTAAAAATACCAACACAAGTGCAACTCATGTCTGATGTTAATTTAAAGTTGGTTCCACAAGAGGCCTAGAGCTTCTGGTGATGCAAACATTAGCCTAGCTATGAACAGTAGTGAGCTGGGAAGATGGCAGAGAGTATTAGTCTTGGGATTTGTTCTTGCGAGTAGAGTAATAGTATGTAAATTTAGCACACTGCAATATTAAGGTCGTGTAAGTCATCTTTCATCCACTTTTAACTTTTGCAAATTTTAGATGATGTTTAGTGCATGGCTTTGAAGATGTCTGATCATGTGATCTGATTATTCCACTCTACTGCAGGATCCCCAGGACCATAGGGGTGTCAATACCAATGAAGGCCACTTTCTTTATTACATATATAATGGTTGATGGATGGGCTGGTATAGCTGGTGAAATTCTCCGACTGAAACCATTGGTTATTTTTCATCTCAAGAACATGTTTTTGGTGAAGACTGAAAGAGACAGAGAAATGGCCATGGACCCTGGCAGTGTGGACTATCCGGAAACTCTCCCAAGTCTCCAACTCTACTTCCTTTTGGGAATTGTATATGCTGTAGTTACTCCCATTCTTCTTCCTTTTATACTAGTCTTCTTTGCCTTTGCCTACCTGGTTTACCGTCATCAGGTTAGTTTATGAACAGTGCTTTTCTATTTATATGTGTTCTCTTTCTGCAAGGTCATCTGATAATTTATTCAGTTACTATAAGCCTACCATAAAATGTCTGCATTTGAAACTTAAAACTCAATAGGATGCTCATAGGTCATAACTGATAGAAACCTTTACTCTCAAGAGAGATAAGTCGATTAATTTGAAGATTCTTTTGCAAATTATGTTAGTTGTAGATCTTCTCTTGTTTTTAGAGTTCATTAATCTTATTTTCCATTTGATCATACGCAGATAATTAATGTCTACAATCCCCAGTACGAGAGTGGTGCTGCATTCTGGCCACACGTGCACAGCCGCATAATAGCAAGCTTATTGATCTCTCAACTTCTATTGATGGGCCTGCTCAGTACAAAAGAGGCTGCTAATTCAACTCCTCTGCTTGTTATCTTACCAATATTGACATTATCCTTCCATAAGTATTGCAAGAGCCGCTTTGAACCCGCATTCAGAAAGCATCCACTGGAGGTAAGTTGAGTAGAGCAAATAGCTGACTTTATTGCAATGACAGTTGTAGGTTTTTGGTGAGCAAGGTAGAGAGATTCCTTTTGCCTGCAATTATACTTTCATGGTCTTTAACTGGATGTGAATTTTAATCTCATAAGATTTGAGAATTTTGTTCAAGTATGATGAAAGTTCTTTTATCTTCTTTTGCAGGAAGCAATGGCAAAGGACTTAATGGATCAGACCACTGAATCTGATATAAACTTAAAAGCATTCTTGGCTGATGCTTACTTGCACCCAATTTTCCGATCTTTCGAGGAAGAGGAGTTGGTAGAGATCAGAGTTGATAAAGTTAGAGTTGATAGACACCAATCTTATGCCGACAATGCCCAAACCAGAGATGATATCAGTTCCCCCTCCCCACCTCATCATGCATATCATCCAGCCTCCCCCCCTCACCATAGCTATCATCAGCCCACCACCTCTCCACCCCAAGATATCTATCACCATGGCATTCCGCCCCAGTATGATTATAACCTTTATGGCTATTATTATGAAGCAGAGTCATGGACTTCAAGGGACTAAAATGCTTAGAAAGAATCTTAACCAATTTGTCCAATCTCATAACTTACCACCAGGGACTAGTAGGCATTGAGGATGAGTCCTTTCCTTTcctgtaattattattattatttagattaagTACATATGGTTCTATCAGTTTGAAGGCATTTTTATTAGAAATTATGTTGAAGTTCCAGCATGCTAAATCTGGTGTCTGCAAAAGAAGTGAGAGATGTTCCCGAGTTTCGATCTGTTTGAAGATTTGAACTTCCCTTTGTTACTCGGTTGTAATTTTTGATACTTTGGTTCAATGATTTTCTTTCCTCCTTTATTTGGAAATTATTGATTTGTCAATGTAAAATGACTTTAACATATATCCTTGGCGTAACAGCTCAATTTTTAGCAGGATCATTACTGTTTTAGGGGATAAGGATTCTTTAGCAagattattattgttttaagtaAGGCATAAGAATGATTCAGAATTGATGTTAATTAACGATTTGAACATTTTACATGCGGTTTAGTTGACTGATTGAATATTGTTTGGATAGTACCTTATGAAaaacaggaaaaaaaaaaaaagaagagagagagtAAAAACAGTGCCAGAAGGCTTAAGTTTCTTGGGTTGGGCTTCAATTCTTCtgcaatttgattttttttaaagtatAACGTAGATTCGATTAATTAGATTAAGAAATGATTTAATCTAAATTAAAGCAGCAAATTGACTGGACTAACTAAATTAAAAGTCAAACGTGACAATTGTATATGATGACACTTAGAGACATACCAAAATTACGTAtggttataatttttatgatttttaatttttaaatcttgAAAAggcttaattgaattttttttttggtactAAAACTTTTTGATATTTTAACCttattagttttaaattttttatttacttcTAATAAATGAGTAGGGGTTAACTGTATATATGAAACACCAAAACAACTATTTAACCCTAAATTTTAAGGAATGAGCTGTTTTCCCCTaacttattatttttcaataaaaataactaaaaaacaATTTAAGATACAATACAGAGATTTTGTGGTATTTTTACAGCATAAATCCTAATGCAGACATTTTATGAATCCTAATCTCCCTTACAGCGTCCCAAAATGTCAGACTTACAACCTGATTCTTAGCCTTGAAGAATGATCCTATGGGCTTTGGCATTCCCTTTCTAGTAGTAAACTGTGCAGGGCAGTATCTGGCACATTTTTCGTGCCCCTTGCAACATCTGGACAAAACCAGCAGATAGCTTCATGTAGTAAGATAGGCACTTCTTGTAGCAGAAAGGTATAATGGTTTCATCAATTTATTTTGTAGCCAGAAAGACAAAAGAATCATTGCACTGCTGTAGGGGAAGACAAGCTTACGGCAGAGGAACCATCAATGTTGGACTACTGAATCTGATATTTCATTGTTGAGGAGTCTTGTACGCAGAGTACTGTCTTTGAAGTGGGCTCATTTAGTAGCTCATTTCAATTTAACTTTTACTTGTTCTATAAGAAAGACTCATTTAGCAGTTCAATAACTAATCTTCGTGGCTGATTATAGCAGCCAATTTCTTCTCAAGTCACTCCCTAATTTGTGTATATCTAATATACATGAAACAAGAGATGAGTTTGGTAGTTTTTGTTGGTTTTTAAGGACAAGGAAATAATAATAGTATGCTTTTTCTTAGAGAAATGATAATTTGGACTTTCATAACATGTTAGTGTAaattacaaaaagaaaagaagattATATTATGAGACAAATGTACTAAGTTTATGCCACATGGAACATATATCTATGCTGGTGGGAACATCCTACCCTAGTCCCTTGTGCATTTATGGTAATGCTAGCAGTAATGTAAGAGTTTTTCGAGGGAAATTAAACTCTTGGGTAAACTTGAGATTTGAGTGCAATAAATAAAAAcgaatattttatcaattttttagGCAAAGATAGAAAAGATAGTAAGTTCAGTTACAATGCTTTTGGTGCTCACTGTCACTGCTCAGACAGACTGAGAAACCACTAAACCATACAACTGGAAACTTTCTTTTGGAGATGGCAAATCACTCTGTTCTTTGCCCTTAGATTTTTCAGCCTGAAACTTGCCTAGACCTACCCTCCACTAGATCTTACCAAGCTTGTAAGttccttttaatactatattaatattttttttccagCTTTTAGTGCTTAATATCTTCTTTATCCTTGATGGTTTCTTACCTTATGGTCGCTAGTTGTAAAAAGTTCTCTCTTTTTTCCCCCCTAGACCTGAAGTCTTTTGCTTTTGATTTTTCAGGCTGAGATATGGGTTTATGCAGTTTGTTATTAGTTAGCTTTTATCTTTTATGGTTGCTTTGATGCTTTCCCTCAAATGGGTTTTTGTTTGTAGATCAGGGTTTCGGGTTGTTTCATCTCAATGGGTCAGGCTTTTgccttttatttgtttgttttgagATGAGGTTTGTGTGGAATGTTCCTGTTCCAGGTAGCCATTTACTTCGGTTGAGATAGCTTTATCCCCATGTAGTCTGCTATGGTTTTTTATTCTTCAGTTTCTTGGAATTTGGAGTGAGTTCCTCATCTCTCTAATATCTTTTGTTCCTTTTCTTGATGGTAAATTTTCTGTCATGCAATCTGTTTAGCAGCGTTTGCATCCAATTTCTCCCGCTTTTATTCATATCTTTAGAACATTTCCCTTTCTTTTTTAAAAGATGTATATGTTTATGCATGCAAGTTCTCAATTTTTGATGTGTAGCAAAGAGCTTGTGGTCAATATATGGCATTGCTAGGGTAATGTTTTTGTTCTGCGCCTACGCATCCGGCATTGTCGATCAAGGGGAAAGCGGAAGTAGATAATAGGACATTGAATGATATATAAGACATAAGCGGGGCTGTGATTTTTGTTTCTTGAATGCTTAGAAATCATTTATTGTCCTGAGATAATTCTAGAAAATTCTCAAGTGCCTATTGGAATTTTGTTTTCGTTAATGTTTTGCTGCAGGCTCAAGTAATAGCTATGAAGATGAGGTCTTACTCCGATAAGAACGTGATGCCTGAAACTGAAATAGGATCAACCGGTTCACCTTTTTCTTGGCTTTATCATTACAACCCCACATCCAAACCTGGCTTTAGTTCTCTGCAACGAACTGGAATACACCATGAACCTGGTCTTGTTGTTTCTCCCATTCGTACCATTGCTGCCACAACTGAATCAGGGAACAACAATGATTTGGGGACCAAAACTACAAAGGTGGGGAAACAGAAGTCTTCTGTGAAGGGTTCTAATCAAATAGCTCCCAAGGTTCTGGGACCAAAGCAGCCCATGAAGAAACCCTCTCTTCCTAAGAAGGGAAAGGGAGCAAGCATTCCGGAAACCAAACGCGAGAAGAAAAATCCCAACATCAATCTTGATGGAACGAAGTTTGATTTCTCTGGGGTGCCTTCCCCCATTTGCTCTTGTACAGGTGTTGCAAGAGTGTGCTACAAGTGGGGTGCCAGTGGTTGGCAATCCTCATGTTGTACCATCAATATATCAGAATGTCCACTTCCCATGAGTCCCACCAGGCCTGGTGCTCGTGTGGCTGGGAGAAAAATGAGCAATGGAGCATATTTCAAACTTCTTCTGAGACTTGCAGCTGAAGGATATGATCTTTCTCATCCTGTTGACTTGAAAGACCACTGGGCTAGGCATGGTACAAACAAGTTCGTTACAATCAAATAGAAATGCAGATGGCTGGTAGCTGAGCATAATATCAATAGTTTCAAATATTTAGTACCCTGCTTTCTAGTTTGAATGTAATTTACTGTTACACCCTAGAGATGATCCGACAACTCGGATTGTAAATATTGTCTCTCTGACTTTGgctaaaacttagaagggtatgTTGTTACTTTGCGTTTGGAAGCCTGATGTTGTTAAAACAAAGTTCATGCTATTTGCTTCGACACTGTTTGCTTCTCTGCAGAAAGTTTAGTTAGCAAAGGCGGTTGTAGATATAGATAGTTGATTTCTGCGCACTAATTTTTCATACTGTTCTTGGTATTAACATATGTAGTTGCTCTCCATTTCGAAGTCTAGCTGTTCAGGATAAAAGCTGCTAAATTTTCTTCCTCCTTTTTCGACCTTGTTGGTAAATGTAACAATTGGAATCCATCTGCCATACTTTTATGTTTATCATCGTTTCCACAATGCAAGTTTAAAGGTTTTAAAGCCTTTTTACTCCATTTCCAAGTGAAGACTTGCCAGAAGATTGAGGATGCTTTCAGTTTGTATATCTGACATCAGATCATAGAAGATTGCTATGCTATAAGTTCTATCAGGTTCTACTTTTTGGCttattgaattaattataaaaaaggtTAAACTAAATTCAAGGAAAACGTCACATTATGGCCACGCTTCCATAGCCAAATCCTCTTTATTTGGAGTAAGAAAACCAATGATCTTGACATCATAAATGGTTACAACTTACAACAAGAAGCAGCAATAGGGGGAAATAGAAGTGGAGAGATGATGTCGAAAGGCTTTGTCTTATATGAACTTCTCAATGTTGAAATTGAACTCTGATTTTGTTTCTCTATATTACATATCTCCACTGAATtacaaacataaaataaatgCACAGGATCATACTCGACTCTTATGAAAGCAACAACAGCCTAACACTCAAATAAACCTTCGATAGAGGAAAGCTGGAAAGAGGATAATTGGTTATGGACCCAAGGTCTAGTCCAATGTATGAAGAAACTCTAATAATCTTAGGCTTTTGTTGCTTCTAGTGGAGCTGCAGTTTTGCTGGAAGTAATTTGCTCATAGAGATCTCTTATCTTCAATCCGACAATGGTCTGGAAGAGGCCAGTTCCGTTGTTACTTCCTGGGAAATCCGCATGCTTCAACATTTGCTGGGTGACTTCTCCATAGAACTTGGTGGAGATGTTGCTCAAATGGCTTTCAACATAAATAAGTTCATCTAATCTATCAAATTGGCCGTCCATCTCCAGAATAGAAACCTAAAGACAAGCAATGATACCATCAAATTCTGTTGAGAAATGGCTGGCTAAACTAGACTATGGAGAAAGGAATGTAACATACCTCGTTGCCAAAGTAAGTGTCAGGGCCATAGTGGAATTTGATGCCAGGGTAAGAGCAAGTGAGCTTCCTTCCGCATGGTATCCATGAGATGGTTGAGCCTTCATCAAACAGATAAACAGGACTGAAATGCTTAACCCCTTCTTTCATTATCAACCTAACTCTCAAAACCTTCCCTTCATTGTCGTCTGGAATGAGCTGAGTTGGCAGCACTTCGATCACTGCATCAGCATATTTCTTTTGGGGATCTGCACCCAACAAATAGATAAATAATGATCAATGTCTGTCTACAGCAGCTCAAGCAGCTGGGGCTGGGGCATTGACACGGTATTGTGTATATATGTAGTGTTTTTACCAATATAGGCATCGAAATCGGGTTTCCTGGCTTCAATACTAGCTCTAATGCTTTCAAGGCTGTGCCCTCTCTCAGCCATGTCCCTCTGCAACGTTTTCAACAAAGTCAGATCACGCTAGTAAACAAAAGCCAGGCATTGAATTTGCAGAACATTTTTTGCCATTAGCGTACAAAGTTTATCACCTGAATTTTCCATGCAAATTTGACCTCATTGCTGATGTCCAAATAGATGCTGAAGTCCAACAGATCCCTCACACGCTCATCGAACCTATATATTAGGACAAAACCCCACATTAAGTAGGTATTTCGAATAAAGATTTGTAGTAAAAGTGATAAAGAAAACTATTAAAATATACcggaaataataaaaaattagacTCGTAATAATGCAACATCCTGCATACCAGTAACAGTCagagaaattcaataaaaaaaaacGTTAGAGGCCAAAAACTTTTGCTGTGAAGTTAAAACCAATAACTATAGTGGGCCAAGTTTTCATTCAGAACAAGCCCAAGTGGCTCAGAACAGCAACAGAACATTTCATGATCCCAAAACTTGTCAGTCAATAGATTTTAATCAAAGATTAAtgtttaaattgatcaaaattgaATCGATTCGGGTTTATAAACAGAGTACGAGGAAAGTTATGTTTCTAGATATTAACAAAATCAGTTTTATGGAATCTTCTGCTTTTCATCAAAACTGCCCAAAATATGCAGGTAAGATAGTTCCAAAATTTTATGAACAGATGTTTGGCTGAGAAACTGAGAAAGAAATAAATGGGGGACTCTAGTTTTTCTTTTTTAACTTACATAGGGTGTAGTCCTTCGATGACAAGGATCTTAGGAGGCTTGATGAGCTCAGGAGGATCTAAGAGACCAGTAACATGGTTGTAGATAGGCTTGTCCACAGCAACACCGCTCTTGATAGCCTTAACTTGCTCATACATGAGGTCAAAGTCGTTAGCTCTTGGGTCAAGTGCTGTCACCCCCTTCTCTTTCCTTCCAGTTCTGTCGAGTGAATGGTAATCATCTAAGCATATCACAGTGGTCATATCGCTAATGAGCGTGTTTGAATCAGGGTTGCCTCCCTTCGGT
This window of the Gossypium arboreum isolate Shixiya-1 chromosome 12, ASM2569848v2, whole genome shotgun sequence genome carries:
- the LOC108479533 gene encoding CSC1-like protein At1g32090, whose amino-acid sequence is MATLSDIGVSALINILSAFAFLLAFALLRIQPVNDRVYFPKWYINGERASPRRGGNFVAKFVNLDFKTYLTFLNWMPQALKMSETQLINHAGLDSAVFLRIYILGLKIFVPIAVVALLILIPVNVSSGTLFFLRKELVVSDIDKLSISNVPPKSIRFFVHIGLEYLFTIWICYMLYKEYDNVATMRLHFLASQRRRAEQFTVAVRNVPQIPGHSIAESLDHFFKTNHPDTYLCHQAVYNANKFASLVRKRDRLQNWLDYNQLKFERNPEKRPTKNIGFLGLWGERVDSIDFYKQQIKEFDKRMELERQKILKDSKSILPVAFVSFKSRWGAAVCAQTQQSKNPTLWLTDWAPEPRDVYWRNLAIPFVSLTIRKLIISLSVFALVFFYMIPIAFVQSLANLEGLERVAPFLRPVIELNFIKSFLQGFLPGLALKIFLYVLPTILMIMSKIEGHIAISTLERRASAKYYYFMLVNVFLGSIVTGTAFQQLHSFLHQPPTQIPRTIGVSIPMKATFFITYIMVDGWAGIAGEILRLKPLVIFHLKNMFLVKTERDREMAMDPGSVDYPETLPSLQLYFLLGIVYAVVTPILLPFILVFFAFAYLVYRHQIINVYNPQYESGAAFWPHVHSRIIASLLISQLLLMGLLSTKEAANSTPLLVILPILTLSFHKYCKSRFEPAFRKHPLEEAMAKDLMDQTTESDINLKAFLADAYLHPIFRSFEEEELVEIRVDKVRVDRHQSYADNAQTRDDISSPSPPHHAYHPASPPHHSYHQPTTSPPQDIYHHGIPPQYDYNLYGYYYEAESWTSRD
- the LOC108476915 gene encoding protein BASIC PENTACYSTEINE7 — its product is MKMRSYSDKNVMPETEIGSTGSPFSWLYHYNPTSKPGFSSLQRTGIHHEPGLVVSPIRTIAATTESGNNNDLGTKTTKVGKQKSSVKGSNQIAPKVLGPKQPMKKPSLPKKGKGASIPETKREKKNPNINLDGTKFDFSGVPSPICSCTGVARVCYKWGASGWQSSCCTINISECPLPMSPTRPGARVAGRKMSNGAYFKLLLRLAAEGYDLSHPVDLKDHWARHGTNKFVTIK
- the LOC108476717 gene encoding phosphoribulokinase, chloroplastic, whose protein sequence is MAVCSAYTTQSLHSTCSISTPAKTHLGFHQKQVVFYRRSSKRGGSGSSSGPCVITCSAGDSQTVVIGLAADSGCGKSTFMRRLTSVFGGAAEPPKGGNPDSNTLISDMTTVICLDDYHSLDRTGRKEKGVTALDPRANDFDLMYEQVKAIKSGVAVDKPIYNHVTGLLDPPELIKPPKILVIEGLHPMFDERVRDLLDFSIYLDISNEVKFAWKIQRDMAERGHSLESIRASIEARKPDFDAYIDPQKKYADAVIEVLPTQLIPDDNEGKVLRVRLIMKEGVKHFSPVYLFDEGSTISWIPCGRKLTCSYPGIKFHYGPDTYFGNEVSILEMDGQFDRLDELIYVESHLSNISTKFYGEVTQQMLKHADFPGSNNGTGLFQTIVGLKIRDLYEQITSSKTAAPLEATKA